The Notolabrus celidotus isolate fNotCel1 chromosome 23, fNotCel1.pri, whole genome shotgun sequence region CCTGTCTGTAGCGGTTGATAGCTTAGCTTCTGTGCTGGTTCCCTGTCTGTTTTCTCAATAACAGGGTCCAGCTGACTgggatcccctgtgggtaataccCTTAATATTGACAGAGTACTTCATACAACTCCACTTCAAAAAaccccactgtccctttaaatgaatgctgaatgaataaatgagtgTTTCGTCTTcatactacggtggccctgaaggacaaaaacaaatttacaaaagatgaaacacttttacaaagttggagacaaatttacattttggaaaacatttttacattttatgaaaaaaaacacttttacaagcggtgacacaattttacaaacgacggagCACTTTTACCTTTTATGAAACAGATTTACATTTATTTCTAACAtaaaagggaatgtaccaaacaccggaagtgatccggtaCCAAACAGAGTATCGGTACCATGGCTGATTTAATGGGCCATTTGCAGTTTCACTGTACCGGCTGTAGGGATGTGGGTActgaattcggtacttttataggtaccgactgAATTctgtcggtactaccgagtaccgattccAGTAAATAAAACGGTACAATTTTTCGGAACCtaaacgcatccctgtgactgtgagggagtggagaaggcgattttccatactttggccctgtaataaagttcgagactgatcgggtggatgTTCCTGCTCCCGACGGGCTCGCGcgctcaccgcgaggcagagttgcaggagggttaagttgagaccagtctatggttgagatggactctctcgctctgactacctgccctgtttataaccgttcctgtgtgcgtgaatgacCAACAAGTAAGttatgtgtcctgttattataaagagacggagaactgacttttccccgtccgcaggcattcacgtgtgttaattgataaactcccgaaagagcaattagacgccacgagcacgtgtcagctaatctatctaatcacctatataatcctgtttctgttaatttcttgttaaatgaaataaatatgttaaattaaaaatttttatcattaccacataaacacacgcaaaagtaccgaaaattggcaccgttgagtaccggtaccgattcccaggtattcccgtatcggttcaaatgtgaaagggaCCCATTCCTAACCGGCCGTGTGTACTTAGACTTTCATGGCTTAATCTTTGAGACAAGCATATGCAACTGGCATGATCAACCAGGTAAACACCCAAGTTGGTTCCTACACTTTGTGTGATGTCGCtccatttggtttctctccatccaaacaaactaaatgacccctcagtCGATCACTCCCGGATCACTTctggtgtttggtacattccctctctgttaaaaatgaatgtaaatttgtctcaaaAATTGTAAATGTGTTCCATCGTTTGTGAAATTGTCTAACCACTTGTAAAAGCGTttctttgattttgtaaatttgttttcttaaatgtaaaagtgttttgttctttgtaaatgtgttttgttaatattttttagttttacaaaatgtcaaaaggttttccaaaatgtcaaaatgttttccaaaatgtcaaaatgttttccaaaatgtcaaaattgtcttcaactttgtaaaagtgtttcatcttttgtaaatttgttgtCCACCGTATCATACAGTAGCTGTTTTCAATCTTACAGCTGATGCAAACATGAGGCAGCATTTACTGTGCTGTATAATGTGTGCTGCTTGCCTTTACACTGCATGAGTCATCATTCAAAGTTATTCCAAGGATCGAATgttttttcaaacaaatcaCTGGATTTGTCCAAGTAATCTTCTATTATCTCTGGTATCTCCACAATGGGCTGAATAATATCTTCAACTACCTCTACTATCGTGCTGATAGATGGAGACACTTCTGAAACTTCCTCAGTTACTTCCTCGATCACTTTAATTATCGGTGCTGTTATTGTTTCTTCGTCAACTGTTGCCTCTGTTATCACCTCCCCATCTTTTAATTTGAGCAACATTACAGCAACAGCTGCAAGTATTGCTGCAATGACTGCGAAACCAAATAAACCTTTGATCCACTTTCTTGGTGACTTCTCCGTCCTGCTCTTGAAGACGTTGTTTTTCGCCTGCTTCCTGATCACGTCCTGTGAAGCGTTGCCCGATGACTTCACGAGACGCTTTTCCTCTTCTTGTATCGCTCTCTCTACTTCCTGTAACATTTCGTTGGCGTAGTGGCCCCCATCATTCTGCGTCACTATCTCGTCTACGGTGTTGATAAGCTCGGCCACCTGGAATCGGTTACTTCTGTAGTCGTCGTCTTCATTGTCCGTCTTCCAGTATTTGTTATCAACAACGTGGCACCGGCCTCCGCACTTCATCACCAGCTCACTCAGACCCTCACTCTGGCCAACATACTCCTCGATTTTCATCCCCTCTGAGAGCTGGTCACCGTGAGTGAAGACAACTGCGGCGTATTTCAGAACGTCTTCGGAGAAGGACTCAATTATTTTGCTGATGACGGCACGCTCCTGCTCGGTGAATTTCTCCACTTTGAGCACAACGAGGAGAGCGTGAGGCCCAGGAGCGCACTCCGTCATACACCTCACTATCTCAggcttcatctcctcctcagaCCTTCCCACATCAAAGAAACCAGGAGTGTCGATCAGAGTGATGCCTCTTCCATTGACGGATCTGGTTTCTGCTTGAGAAGGATGACTTTTTGAGCCACTGGGGTGGTTTATTTGGAATGTGGCGTCTCCAAATATGGTGTTAGCCAGGCTGCTCTTTCCAACTCCAGTTTTCCCCAGGAGGAGAATCCTCTTTGTTGCTGACTCTGCAAGATAAACTCAATTTCAGTAAGTCTGCACACTTGAACTTTAGTTTGTAACCTACTCAGCGGTTATGAAagtgtttgattttgtaaatttgttttcttaaatgtaaaagtgttttgttaattttttttagttttataaaatgtcaaaatgttaatttgtctccaactttgtcaaatgttttcatcttttgtaaatttgttttgtccttcagggccaccatatcATACAGtagcttattattattattacattatatgtaatattacattattattattaatattacattattattattattattatcatcatcatcatcattgtttttattatattgtattatattgaaTAATTGCTATCACTTTTATTAGtcgtattattattatgactattattattatcatcatcattgttttaacaacacatttatcCTATCTATTTAGtagtctatttatttattgtatttatctgatccttGTAACTTTTTGCTTTCTACCTTTCCTATTTTATTCattgtattaattttattgtattgattgattttattttattttaagtatttttgatgattatgtattttattattttacccatctctattttctgtctctctgttcctttgtggagcactttgggctgcatgcttgtattattattattattattatta contains the following coding sequences:
- the LOC117807563 gene encoding GTPase IMAP family member 7-like, whose amino-acid sequence is MDESATKRILLLGKTGVGKSSLANTIFGDATFQINHPSGSKSHPSQAETRSVNGRGITLIDTPGFFDVGRSEEEMKPEIVRCMTECAPGPHALLVVLKVEKFTEQERAVISKIIESFSEDVLKYAAVVFTHGDQLSEGMKIEEYVGQSEGLSELVMKCGGRCHVVDNKYWKTDNEDDDYRSNRFQVAELINTVDEIVTQNDGGHYANEMLQEVERAIQEEEKRLVKSSGNASQDVIRKQAKNNVFKSRTEKSPRKWIKGLFGFAVIAAILAAVAVMLLKLKDGEVITEATVDEETITAPIIKVIEEVTEEVSEVSPSISTIVEVVEDIIQPIVEIPEIIEDYLDKSSDLFEKTFDPWNNFE